In Xylanibacter ruminicola 23, a single genomic region encodes these proteins:
- the dprA gene encoding DNA-processing protein DprA, with the protein MNQEIFYAMALTRLTNFNFQLALEMYKTVGSAQKLYEHRHEVPDLIPDCSPRLVAALKDWGDAMKRAEYELKYMEEHQIRAITPLDDDYPQRMLECPDAPLVLYYKGNADLNQQKIISIVGTRHITTYGQDITHRFISELHEMCHNVLIVSGLAYGVDICAHRNALENGYQTLGVLAHGLDQIYPYHHRDTAAEMTTHGGLLTEFMTQTNADKVNFVRRNRIVAGCADATIVIESAAKGGSLITAEIAQSYNRPVFAFPGNVGRPYSEGCNHIIRDKAAELITSASDFVEAMGWQDDIIRQQALAGGIERQLFPELSAEEQKIVSLLQQTNDLQINVLSVHANLSISQVTALLFQLEMKGVVKAMAGGTYHLIL; encoded by the coding sequence ATGAACCAGGAAATATTCTATGCAATGGCGCTTACACGCCTTACTAACTTTAACTTTCAGCTGGCGTTAGAGATGTACAAAACCGTTGGTAGCGCCCAGAAACTATACGAACACCGCCACGAGGTGCCCGACCTGATACCTGATTGCTCGCCACGCCTGGTTGCCGCCCTGAAGGACTGGGGCGACGCGATGAAACGGGCCGAATACGAGTTGAAGTATATGGAGGAGCACCAGATACGCGCCATTACGCCACTCGACGACGACTACCCCCAGCGCATGCTGGAGTGCCCCGATGCGCCGCTGGTGCTGTACTATAAGGGTAATGCCGACCTGAACCAGCAGAAAATCATCAGTATCGTAGGCACGCGCCACATCACCACTTACGGGCAGGATATCACGCACAGGTTTATCAGCGAGCTGCACGAGATGTGCCACAATGTGCTGATTGTGAGCGGTTTGGCTTATGGTGTAGATATCTGCGCCCATCGCAACGCCCTCGAGAACGGCTATCAGACCTTGGGTGTGCTGGCTCACGGTTTAGACCAGATCTACCCCTATCACCATCGCGACACAGCTGCCGAGATGACCACCCATGGCGGACTGCTGACAGAGTTTATGACCCAAACCAATGCCGATAAGGTAAACTTTGTGCGCCGCAACCGCATTGTGGCTGGTTGTGCCGATGCTACCATTGTGATTGAGAGTGCCGCAAAAGGTGGCAGTCTGATAACAGCCGAGATAGCACAGAGCTACAATCGCCCCGTATTTGCGTTCCCAGGCAATGTGGGCCGACCTTACTCCGAGGGTTGCAACCATATTATCCGCGATAAGGCTGCCGAGTTGATTACCAGTGCATCCGACTTTGTTGAGGCTATGGGTTGGCAGGATGATATTATCCGTCAGCAGGCTTTGGCAGGAGGTATCGAGCGCCAGTTGTTCCCCGAACTATCGGCCGAAGAACAGAAAATCGTCAGTCTGCTGCAGCAAACCAACGATCTCCAGATAAATGTATTGAGTGTGCATGCCAACCTGTCTATCAGTCAGGTTACGGCGCTGCTTTTCCAACTCGAAATGAAAGGTGTGGTAAAAGCGATGGCTGGTGGCACCTACCATCTTATTTTGTAG
- a CDS encoding DUF2851 family protein, which translates to MEQLLHYTWKLKLFPLKELLTSDGMLVEVIDPGKHNSDAGPDFVNAKVRINGTMWVGNVEIHDKSSDWYVHGHDKNSDYDNVILHVAKVLDTEVMKSNGQYVPQLQLDVPPHVQAHYDELRQTEEYPACYKVIPDLPSLTIHSWMAALQVERLERKTSDIRRRVERCNGSWEDGYFTTLARNYGFGINGDVFEQWAQNVPLSAVAHHRDDLFQIEAVFFGQAGLLELDAVPECYQKEALNDGYFARLRNEYQYLAHKFSMKPIDFRLWRFLRLRPQNFPHIRLAQLANLYYQQKAGLSQLIECETLDELKHVLSSQVTPYWETHYTFGSESAKNAKHLSVGSINLLMINTAIPMLFAYGRHQSKAVLCDRAFEFLEQLKAENNHIIRMWKQVGLPVKSAGDSQALIQLKKEYCDKKDCLRCRFGYEYLKRK; encoded by the coding sequence ATGGAACAATTACTCCATTATACTTGGAAACTGAAGCTTTTTCCGCTGAAAGAGCTGCTCACAAGCGATGGTATGCTGGTTGAGGTGATCGATCCGGGCAAGCACAACAGCGATGCCGGGCCCGATTTTGTGAATGCTAAAGTGCGTATTAACGGCACCATGTGGGTGGGCAATGTTGAGATTCACGACAAGTCGAGCGACTGGTACGTGCATGGGCACGACAAGAACAGCGATTACGACAATGTGATACTGCATGTGGCCAAGGTGCTGGATACCGAGGTGATGAAGAGCAACGGTCAGTACGTACCTCAGCTGCAGTTGGATGTACCGCCGCATGTGCAGGCACATTACGATGAATTGCGCCAAACCGAGGAGTATCCGGCCTGTTATAAGGTGATACCCGATCTGCCCTCGCTCACTATTCACTCGTGGATGGCAGCCCTGCAGGTTGAGCGCCTGGAGCGCAAAACGTCCGATATCCGCCGCCGTGTAGAGCGTTGCAACGGCTCGTGGGAGGATGGCTATTTTACCACGTTGGCCCGCAACTACGGCTTTGGCATTAATGGCGATGTGTTCGAACAATGGGCGCAGAATGTGCCCCTGAGTGCTGTGGCGCACCATCGCGACGATTTGTTTCAGATCGAGGCCGTCTTCTTCGGTCAGGCAGGATTGCTGGAGCTGGATGCTGTGCCCGAGTGCTACCAGAAAGAGGCGCTTAACGACGGCTACTTTGCCCGCTTGCGCAACGAGTACCAGTATCTGGCGCATAAATTCTCGATGAAACCGATTGATTTCCGTCTGTGGCGGTTCCTCCGCCTGCGCCCGCAGAACTTCCCTCACATCCGCTTGGCGCAGTTGGCCAACCTGTATTATCAGCAGAAGGCAGGCTTAAGTCAGCTGATAGAGTGCGAAACCCTGGATGAACTCAAACACGTGCTCAGCTCGCAGGTTACGCCCTATTGGGAAACCCATTACACCTTTGGCTCCGAGAGCGCTAAGAACGCCAAACATCTGTCGGTAGGCTCCATCAATCTGTTGATGATTAATACCGCCATCCCCATGCTGTTTGCCTATGGCCGCCATCAGTCAAAGGCGGTGCTTTGCGATAGGGCTTTCGAGTTTCTCGAGCAGCTCAAGGCCGAGAACAACCACATTATCCGCATGTGGAAGCAGGTGGGACTGCCCGTTAAATCGGCTGGCGACTCGCAGGCACTCATACAGCTAAAAAAGGAGTATTGCGACAAGAAGGACTGTCTGCGTTGTCGCTTTGGTTACGAATACTTAAAACGCAAATAA
- the dusB gene encoding tRNA dihydrouridine synthase DusB gives MKIGDIEFGQNPVFLAPMEDVTDIGFRLLCKRFGAAMVYTEFVSAEALIRDVKSTISKLTISDTERPVGIQIYGRDVEAMVEAAKIVEQAGPDLIDINFGCPVKKVAGKGAGAGMLQNIPKMLEITSKVVDAVKLPVTVKTRLGWNHEQLIITELAEQLQDCGIKALTIHGRTRSQMYTGEADWTLIGEVKRNPRIHIPIIGNGDIHSLDEADEAFKTYGVDAIMIGRATFGCPWIFSREELDFNQKLDILEELLRINVERIDEKRGILHTRRHLAATPIFKGIPDFRQTRIAMLRAEKMDELLQILEDTRKLLG, from the coding sequence ATGAAGATAGGCGATATAGAATTTGGACAAAATCCGGTGTTTTTGGCACCGATGGAGGATGTGACTGATATTGGTTTCAGACTGCTTTGCAAGCGGTTTGGAGCTGCGATGGTGTATACTGAGTTTGTAAGCGCCGAAGCGCTGATACGCGATGTAAAATCTACTATCTCGAAGCTCACCATCAGCGATACCGAGCGCCCCGTAGGCATACAGATCTACGGTCGCGACGTAGAGGCGATGGTTGAAGCAGCCAAAATCGTGGAACAAGCCGGTCCGGATCTGATCGACATTAACTTCGGCTGCCCAGTAAAAAAGGTGGCAGGCAAGGGTGCTGGCGCAGGCATGCTGCAGAACATACCAAAGATGCTGGAGATTACCAGCAAGGTGGTAGATGCCGTAAAGCTGCCCGTAACGGTGAAAACACGCCTTGGCTGGAACCACGAGCAGCTGATTATCACCGAGTTGGCCGAACAGCTGCAGGATTGCGGCATTAAAGCGCTGACTATCCACGGCCGCACACGCAGTCAGATGTACACAGGCGAGGCCGACTGGACGCTGATTGGCGAGGTAAAGCGCAACCCACGCATACATATTCCTATTATAGGTAACGGCGATATACACAGTCTTGACGAGGCCGACGAGGCATTCAAGACCTATGGCGTAGATGCCATCATGATTGGTCGCGCCACGTTCGGCTGTCCTTGGATTTTCAGTCGCGAGGAACTCGACTTCAACCAGAAGCTGGACATCCTTGAGGAGCTGCTGCGTATCAACGTGGAGCGTATAGACGAGAAACGAGGCATCCTCCATACCAGAAGACACCTCGCTGCTACACCTATATTTAAAGGAATTCCCGATTTCCGACAGACCCGTATCGCCATGCTGAGAGCCGAGAAGATGGACGAGCTCTTGCAGATACTGGAGGATACACGAAAGCTGTTAGGCTAA
- a CDS encoding SGNH/GDSL hydrolase family protein, with amino-acid sequence MKKLFLIAFAAMLCQQLMAIKTMPIQGEVIKPTDAHIQYAGRISFTNPERPAFNFPGVQIAAAFEGTSLRMLAKPQSGYFMAQIDKAEPFKVAFRGERDSLVTLATALADGVHTVKLMYAIEGYEFFPEFWGFVLDKGKKLVDAPAFPSRKIEFIGNSITCGYGNEGLKKEEHFDYATENHYYSYASITARNLNAQHWVVARSGIGAYRNYDGPKTGNPESNMLVQYEYVGYAWKPELRHEATFLREKWDFGRYQPDVICINLGTNDTSTNNYDLKLLKQNYKKLLQMVRLHNPKAKIVFLSGSMLYNKELQQVKQLLDEVTAEAKKAGDNEVYRFDMAPIAGDEWYGNDWHPNVYQDEKMAGELTAYLRSLMGWF; translated from the coding sequence ATGAAAAAATTGTTTTTGATAGCTTTCGCAGCTATGTTGTGCCAACAGCTGATGGCCATTAAAACCATGCCTATCCAAGGCGAAGTAATCAAACCTACTGATGCCCACATTCAGTATGCCGGACGTATCAGCTTTACTAACCCCGAGCGCCCTGCGTTCAACTTTCCTGGTGTGCAGATAGCGGCTGCCTTCGAGGGCACTTCTTTGCGCATGCTGGCCAAGCCGCAGAGTGGTTATTTTATGGCTCAGATTGATAAGGCCGAGCCTTTCAAGGTGGCTTTTCGTGGTGAGCGCGATTCGCTGGTGACCTTGGCTACAGCGCTGGCAGATGGTGTGCATACGGTTAAACTGATGTATGCCATCGAGGGTTACGAGTTTTTCCCAGAGTTCTGGGGCTTTGTGCTCGATAAAGGCAAAAAGTTGGTTGATGCGCCTGCTTTTCCCTCAAGAAAGATAGAATTCATCGGCAATTCGATTACCTGCGGCTATGGTAACGAGGGATTGAAGAAAGAGGAGCATTTTGATTATGCGACTGAGAATCATTATTACTCGTATGCCTCGATCACAGCGCGCAATCTGAATGCCCAGCACTGGGTGGTGGCTCGCAGTGGTATTGGTGCTTATCGCAACTACGACGGTCCCAAGACGGGCAACCCCGAGTCGAACATGCTGGTGCAGTACGAGTATGTCGGCTATGCCTGGAAGCCGGAACTGCGCCACGAGGCTACTTTCTTGCGCGAAAAATGGGATTTCGGCCGTTATCAGCCTGATGTGATCTGCATCAATCTGGGTACCAACGATACTTCGACCAACAACTACGACCTGAAGCTGCTGAAGCAGAACTACAAGAAGCTGCTGCAGATGGTGCGCCTGCATAACCCCAAGGCTAAGATTGTGTTCCTGTCGGGTTCGATGCTGTATAACAAGGAGTTGCAGCAGGTGAAGCAGTTGCTCGACGAGGTGACTGCCGAAGCCAAGAAGGCTGGCGATAACGAGGTTTACCGCTTTGATATGGCGCCCATCGCCGGCGACGAGTGGTACGGCAACGATTGGCATCCCAATGTGTATCAGGACGAAAAGATGGCTGGCGAACTTACAGCCTATCTGCGTTCGCTCATGGGGTGGTTCTAA
- a CDS encoding LemA family protein, whose protein sequence is MQAVGVFFGVIVALAVIIIGYFISTQRSLVSLDEMCKNALSQIEVQLNSRFDAVVALAKTAAQYAKHESETIIQTIEARGGHTSAATPAGINAQSDLLGQMMSRLNVVVEQYPELKASELYQNAQAGQAEYEENVRMSRMVYNDTATKMNRMVRQWPSSIVAQMLHFDVKDYLKVDNEKKKDYPDLDEAFKK, encoded by the coding sequence ATGCAAGCAGTAGGAGTATTTTTCGGCGTTATCGTCGCCCTCGCAGTTATCATCATCGGTTACTTTATTTCAACCCAGCGCAGCCTGGTAAGTCTCGATGAAATGTGCAAAAATGCCCTGAGCCAGATCGAGGTTCAGCTTAATTCGCGTTTCGATGCAGTAGTAGCTTTGGCTAAAACGGCAGCACAGTATGCCAAGCACGAGAGCGAAACCATTATCCAGACCATCGAAGCCCGCGGAGGTCACACATCGGCCGCCACACCAGCAGGCATCAACGCCCAGTCGGATCTGTTAGGTCAGATGATGAGCCGCCTGAACGTAGTGGTTGAGCAGTATCCAGAACTGAAAGCCAGCGAGCTTTACCAGAATGCACAGGCAGGACAGGCCGAGTACGAGGAGAACGTACGCATGTCGCGTATGGTTTACAACGATACCGCTACCAAGATGAACCGTATGGTTCGCCAGTGGCCATCAAGCATTGTTGCACAGATGCTGCATTTCGATGTAAAAGACTATCTGAAGGTTGACAACGAGAAGAAAAAGGACTACCCCGATCTCGATGAAGCCTTTAAAAAATAA
- the ruvB gene encoding Holliday junction branch migration DNA helicase RuvB codes for MDEDFDIREERFSQGEKDFENALRPLSFSDFSGQKKVVENLEVFVEAAKYRGEPLDHTLLHGPPGLGKTTLSNIIANELGVGFKITSGPVLDKPGDLAGILTSLEKNDVLFIDEIHRLSPVVEEYLYSAMEDYRIDIMIDKGPSARSIQIDLNPFTLVGATTRSGLLTAPLRARFGINMHLEYYEPETLQAIIERSANILGVPITEDAALEIAGRSRGTPRIANALLRRVRDFAQVKGNGTIDTKITRVALTALNIDKYGLDEIDNKILLTIIDKFRGGPVGITTIATAIGEDAGTVEEVYEPFLIMEGFIKRTPRGRMVTELAYKHFGRNPYGGNIMQPNLFD; via the coding sequence ATGGACGAAGATTTCGATATTCGTGAAGAACGCTTCTCTCAAGGCGAGAAGGACTTTGAGAACGCTTTACGACCGCTGAGCTTTAGTGACTTTAGCGGTCAGAAAAAGGTTGTAGAGAATTTAGAGGTGTTTGTAGAGGCCGCCAAATATCGTGGCGAGCCCTTGGATCACACCTTGCTGCACGGTCCTCCAGGACTGGGTAAGACAACCCTTTCGAATATCATCGCCAACGAGCTGGGTGTAGGTTTCAAGATTACCAGCGGCCCTGTACTCGACAAGCCAGGCGACCTGGCCGGCATCCTGACGTCACTCGAGAAGAACGACGTGCTTTTCATCGACGAAATCCACCGTTTGTCGCCTGTAGTAGAGGAATATCTCTACAGCGCTATGGAGGATTATCGCATCGACATCATGATTGACAAAGGTCCGTCGGCACGTAGCATCCAGATTGACTTGAACCCGTTTACGCTGGTGGGCGCCACCACCCGTAGCGGACTGCTTACAGCACCTTTGCGTGCCCGTTTCGGTATTAACATGCATCTGGAGTACTACGAGCCCGAAACGCTGCAGGCCATCATAGAGCGCTCGGCAAACATCCTGGGTGTACCCATTACCGAAGATGCAGCCCTGGAGATTGCAGGCCGTTCGCGTGGAACGCCACGTATCGCCAACGCCCTGTTGCGCCGTGTGCGCGACTTTGCGCAGGTGAAAGGCAACGGTACCATCGACACCAAGATTACTCGCGTGGCACTCACAGCCCTGAACATCGACAAGTACGGTCTCGATGAAATCGACAATAAGATTCTGCTCACCATCATCGATAAGTTCCGTGGCGGTCCTGTGGGCATCACCACCATCGCTACAGCTATCGGCGAGGATGCAGGCACCGTAGAGGAGGTATACGAGCCGTTCCTCATCATGGAGGGCTTTATCAAGCGAACCCCTCGCGGACGTATGGTTACCGAGCTGGCTTACAAGCACTTCGGGCGCAACCCTTATGGCGGAAACATTATGCAACCCAATCTGTTTGACTGA
- the coaD gene encoding pantetheine-phosphate adenylyltransferase, with product MRTGIFVGSFNPFTIGHDSIVRRALPLFDRLVIGVVGDNVHKPDMPKAEERMQAIKELYADDPRIEVKPYHGLAMDFAKAENAQFIVKGVRTASDFEYEQWQADFNRRLGGIETILLYTEPELASVSSSAVRELQHFGVDVSAYIPKKH from the coding sequence ATGAGAACAGGAATATTTGTGGGGAGTTTCAACCCCTTTACAATTGGTCACGATTCTATCGTGCGACGTGCATTGCCACTCTTCGACCGATTGGTAATCGGCGTGGTTGGCGATAATGTTCACAAGCCCGATATGCCCAAAGCCGAGGAGCGTATGCAGGCTATCAAAGAGCTCTATGCCGATGATCCACGCATAGAAGTGAAACCCTATCACGGCTTAGCGATGGACTTTGCCAAAGCCGAAAACGCCCAATTCATCGTAAAAGGTGTGCGCACGGCGAGCGACTTTGAATACGAGCAATGGCAGGCCGATTTTAATCGCCGCTTGGGTGGTATCGAGACGATTCTGCTTTATACTGAGCCTGAACTGGCCAGTGTATCATCGAGTGCTGTACGCGAGCTGCAGCATTTTGGCGTAGATGTAAGTGCTTATATACCGAAAAAACATTAA
- the ybeY gene encoding rRNA maturation RNase YbeY has translation MIIYEAEGVKFPNIKKRETTSWIRQVAASYGKKVGEIGYLFVNDEKILEVNNQFLGHDYYTDIITFDYCEGKTISGDIYISVDTVFTNADKFGRPYDEELHRVIIHGILHLCGINDKGPGEREIMEAAEDKALALLKEEE, from the coding sequence ATGATTATATACGAAGCAGAGGGAGTGAAATTCCCTAACATCAAGAAGCGAGAGACTACTAGCTGGATTCGCCAGGTGGCAGCCAGTTATGGTAAGAAAGTCGGTGAAATCGGCTATTTGTTCGTGAACGATGAGAAGATTCTCGAAGTGAACAATCAGTTCTTGGGTCACGACTACTACACGGATATCATCACCTTCGACTACTGCGAGGGTAAAACCATCAGCGGTGATATCTACATCTCTGTCGACACGGTGTTTACCAATGCCGACAAGTTCGGTCGCCCCTACGACGAGGAGCTGCACCGTGTAATCATTCACGGCATTCTGCACCTGTGCGGCATTAACGACAAGGGTCCCGGCGAGCGCGAAATCATGGAAGCCGCTGAGGATAAGGCACTTGCCTTGCTGAAAGAAGAAGAATAA
- a CDS encoding FMN-binding protein translates to MTVSCCSLMVVALTLMSWTADDTMTKENGMTVINTTTLGKDVQGFLGTTPVKIYIQKNKVVKIEALKNQETPKYFLKVKKNLLDKWNGVKVKDAKKMKVDAVTGATYSSKAVIENVQLGLDYYSKH, encoded by the coding sequence ATGACTGTGAGCTGCTGCTCACTGATGGTTGTCGCCCTCACGCTGATGAGTTGGACAGCCGACGACACGATGACAAAGGAAAACGGGATGACAGTAATCAACACCACTACACTGGGCAAGGATGTGCAGGGCTTTCTGGGCACTACACCAGTTAAAATCTATATCCAGAAGAACAAGGTAGTAAAGATTGAGGCCCTGAAGAACCAAGAGACACCCAAATACTTCCTGAAGGTAAAGAAGAACCTGCTGGACAAGTGGAACGGCGTAAAGGTTAAGGATGCCAAGAAGATGAAGGTTGATGCCGTAACAGGCGCCACCTACTCTTCGAAAGCTGTCATCGAGAACGTACAATTAGGATTGGATTACTATTCTAAGCACTAA
- a CDS encoding class I SAM-dependent methyltransferase, whose product MNEATLAFIRSHANDDVRQLALQGKKNPEVDMTYALDQIAGRQKARVKIPSWAANDDIMYPPHLSMEQCSSEATARYKAQIAGKGKRIVDLTAGFGVDMAFMSVNFTEAVHVEQQAALCAISSANYACLGLQHINVVCNDGVAYLHQMAHADLIFIDPARRNEHGGRTYGIADCTPNVLELIDEMLEKADRVMIKLSPMLDWQKAVLDIGNVSEVHIVSVANECKELLLVVDWKVQNLKVFCVNDGQVFSYTSNDEIRNFYQQPSNPRYLYEPNASVMKAGCFQLIAQRFGISQPDKNSHLFLSEQIIPDFPGRGFVIERTCTMNKRELKTGLTGISQANIAVRNFPLSVADLRKRLKLKDGGEIYIFATTSAEKGHLLLVCRKIS is encoded by the coding sequence ATGAACGAGGCCACGCTCGCATTTATCCGTAGTCATGCTAACGACGACGTACGGCAACTGGCACTTCAAGGCAAGAAGAACCCTGAAGTGGACATGACGTACGCACTCGACCAGATAGCAGGCCGGCAGAAAGCGCGCGTAAAAATACCATCATGGGCGGCTAACGACGACATTATGTATCCGCCTCACCTGTCGATGGAGCAATGCTCGAGCGAAGCCACAGCCCGCTATAAAGCCCAGATAGCCGGCAAAGGCAAAAGAATAGTAGATTTAACCGCTGGTTTTGGCGTTGATATGGCATTTATGTCGGTCAACTTTACCGAAGCGGTACACGTAGAGCAGCAGGCGGCATTATGCGCCATTTCATCGGCTAACTACGCGTGTTTAGGCTTACAGCATATCAACGTGGTTTGCAACGACGGTGTGGCCTATTTGCACCAGATGGCGCATGCCGATCTGATATTTATCGACCCAGCCCGACGCAACGAGCATGGCGGGCGCACCTACGGCATTGCCGACTGCACCCCAAACGTGCTGGAACTTATCGATGAAATGCTTGAAAAAGCCGATCGCGTGATGATAAAACTATCACCCATGCTCGATTGGCAGAAAGCCGTTTTGGACATCGGAAATGTAAGCGAAGTTCATATCGTTTCGGTGGCCAACGAGTGCAAAGAGTTGCTCTTGGTAGTAGATTGGAAAGTCCAGAATCTAAAGGTGTTCTGCGTAAACGACGGACAGGTATTCAGTTACACATCGAACGATGAAATCCGCAATTTTTATCAGCAGCCATCCAATCCCCGATATCTGTACGAACCCAACGCATCGGTGATGAAAGCCGGATGCTTCCAACTCATAGCCCAACGTTTCGGCATCAGTCAGCCCGATAAAAACAGTCATTTGTTCCTATCGGAGCAGATAATCCCTGATTTCCCAGGACGCGGATTTGTGATTGAACGCACCTGTACGATGAACAAACGGGAGCTGAAAACAGGCTTGACAGGTATTAGCCAAGCCAATATCGCTGTGAGAAACTTCCCGCTATCAGTAGCCGACCTGAGAAAGCGACTGAAGCTGAAAGACGGCGGCGAGATATATATTTTTGCCACCACAAGCGCCGAGAAAGGCCATCTGCTGCTGGTTTGCCGAAAAATATCATAA
- a CDS encoding DNA topoisomerase IV subunit B has translation MNEDNNLINPETVNYDEGNIQTLTGLEHIRLRPGMYIGRLGDGSSAEDGIYVLLKEVFDNSIDEFKMKAGDRIEVNVEDNLRISVRDYGRGIPQGKLIESVSILNTSGKFDSKAFKKSIGLNGVGVKAVNALSSHFEVHSYRDGKVRKAVFECGKLISDVTEPSQDENGTYIYFEPDATKFINYQFHDEIVENMLRNYTYLNIGLTIMYNGRRILSRHGLEDLLKDRMTSDALYPIVHLQGEDIEIAFTHANQYGEEYYSFVNGQHTTQGGTHQSAFKEHIARTIKEFYGKYEYGDIRTGIVAAIAINVEEPLFESQTKIKLGSLTMAPDGGVSVNKYVGDFIKTEVDNYLHIHQDVAEVLENKIKESERDRKAMAGVTKLARERAKKANLHNRKLRDCRIHFSDVKNDRKEESCIFITEGDSASGSITKSRDVNTQAVFSLRGKPLNCFGLTKKVVYENEEFNLLQAALDIEESLDTLRYNKVIVATDADVDGMHIRLLIITFFLQFFPELIKKGHVYVLQTPLFRVRNRRTKIKNKKTIAEADAKSDKKSDFITRYCYSDEERQKAIEELGPDPEITRFKGLGEISPDEFAGFIGPDMRLEQVTLHKTDQVAKLLEYYMGKNTMERQNFIIDNLVVEEDRPEEDIYE, from the coding sequence ATGAACGAAGATAACAACCTGATTAATCCCGAAACCGTCAATTACGACGAAGGTAATATCCAGACCCTTACCGGTTTGGAGCACATCCGCTTGCGCCCTGGTATGTATATCGGCCGATTGGGCGACGGATCATCAGCAGAAGACGGTATCTACGTGCTGCTGAAAGAAGTGTTTGATAACTCTATCGACGAATTCAAGATGAAAGCCGGCGATAGAATCGAAGTAAACGTAGAGGATAACTTGCGCATCTCAGTACGCGACTATGGTCGAGGCATCCCACAGGGCAAGCTGATCGAGTCGGTAAGCATCCTGAACACCAGCGGTAAGTTCGACTCTAAGGCCTTTAAGAAGTCAATCGGACTGAATGGTGTGGGTGTGAAGGCCGTTAACGCGCTGAGCAGCCATTTTGAGGTTCACAGCTATCGCGATGGTAAGGTACGTAAGGCCGTTTTTGAGTGCGGAAAACTGATTAGCGACGTAACCGAACCTTCGCAGGACGAGAACGGTACATACATCTACTTTGAGCCCGATGCTACGAAGTTCATCAACTACCAGTTCCACGATGAAATCGTAGAAAACATGCTTCGCAACTATACGTATCTGAACATCGGACTGACCATTATGTACAACGGTCGCCGCATTCTGTCGCGTCACGGACTTGAGGATCTGCTGAAAGACCGCATGACCAGCGATGCACTCTACCCGATTGTTCACCTGCAGGGCGAGGATATCGAGATAGCCTTTACCCATGCTAACCAGTATGGCGAGGAGTACTACTCGTTTGTAAACGGACAGCATACCACCCAGGGCGGAACACATCAGAGCGCCTTTAAGGAGCATATTGCCCGTACTATCAAGGAGTTCTACGGCAAATACGAATACGGCGATATCCGCACAGGTATCGTAGCTGCCATCGCCATCAACGTAGAGGAGCCGCTGTTCGAGAGTCAGACTAAGATCAAGCTGGGTTCGCTCACTATGGCTCCTGACGGCGGTGTGAGTGTGAACAAATACGTAGGCGACTTTATCAAGACCGAAGTTGACAACTATCTGCATATCCATCAGGATGTGGCAGAAGTTCTGGAGAATAAGATTAAAGAGAGCGAGCGCGACCGCAAGGCAATGGCTGGTGTAACAAAACTGGCCCGCGAACGTGCCAAGAAAGCCAATCTGCACAACCGCAAACTGCGCGATTGCCGTATCCACTTCAGTGATGTGAAGAACGACCGCAAGGAAGAGTCGTGTATCTTTATCACCGAGGGTGATTCGGCCAGTGGAAGCATCACCAAGAGCCGCGATGTAAACACCCAGGCCGTATTCTCATTGCGTGGTAAACCCCTGAACTGTTTTGGATTAACCAAGAAGGTAGTTTACGAGAACGAAGAATTCAATCTGTTACAGGCTGCTCTCGACATCGAAGAGAGTCTGGACACACTGAGATATAATAAGGTTATTGTGGCCACCGATGCCGATGTGGACGGTATGCATATCCGCCTGCTCATCATCACCTTCTTCCTGCAGTTCTTCCCCGAACTCATCAAGAAAGGCCACGTTTACGTGTTGCAAACCCCATTGTTCCGCGTACGTAACCGCAGAACAAAGATCAAAAACAAGAAGACCATCGCCGAAGCGGATGCTAAATCTGACAAAAAAAGCGATTTCATCACACGTTACTGCTATAGCGACGAAGAGCGACAGAAGGCCATCGAGGAGTTAGGACCAGACCCTGAGATTACTCGATTTAAAGGACTTGGTGAGATTTCGCCCGATGAATTCGCTGGTTTTATCGGTCCCGACATGCGTCTGGAGCAGGTAACGCTGCACAAAACCGACCAAGTAGCAAAGTTGCTGGAGTACTACATGGGTAAGAACACTATGGAGCGCCAGAACTTTATTATCGATAATCTGGTGGTTGAGGAAGACCGCCCTGAAGAAGACATTTATGAATAA